One genomic window of Biomphalaria glabrata chromosome 9, xgBioGlab47.1, whole genome shotgun sequence includes the following:
- the LOC106054170 gene encoding zinc finger protein 664-like, protein MNFELPRSYEGALSEALDLSKKKPASSSDDLVVNIKQEKEDDMEEIVVPSVEASARMLQEHFNARIQASLYSESLAYLSYLKQQQLHQAEQQNVLKAKSLKANSTSNNVATNNNVPQSGAPKGQKKKRTKSYKCVICNRVFTRCTILKSHLVTHSGVKPFKCSTCNKEFAKNAYLKQHEMVHTGVKPFKCDLCDKQFGFKSKLKYHQMIHTGERPFQCEVCDAQFLTNILLKQHEAVHTGEKAFKCEICFKQFNYSSKLKYHMLVHTGEKPFKCDICDKVFSRSTKLKLHLMIHTGDRPFECEICEKKFSLGSHLKQHLIVHSGDKPFKCEVCHRRFFYSSNLKRHMIVHSGEKRFECHFCFKEFSNHTYLKNHIMIHTGEKPFACLDCNRKFSSFWNLKNHLIVHSGEKPFKCFVCEKDFANHSNLRKHQTIHIREDPFECEVCFKKFSMRSSLKRHQRRSCIKEAAPPSSE, encoded by the coding sequence ATGAACTTTGAACTTCCGAGGTCATATGAAGGAGCCTTGTCAGAAGCTCTTGATCTGTCCAAGAAAAAGCCTGCAAGTAGCAGCGATGATCTGGTTGTGAATATAAAACAAGAGAAGGAAGATGATATGGAAGAGATTGTTGTGCCTAGTGTTGAAGCTTCTGCCAGGATGTTACAGGAGCATTTTAATGCTAGGATACAGGCCAGCCTTTATAGTGAAAGCTTGGCTTATCTGTCCTACCTAAAACAGCAACAGTTGCATCAAGCTGAACAGCAAAATGTACTAAAAGCCAAATCCCTGAAAGCTAATTCCACTAGCAACAATGTTGCAACTAACAATAATGTACCGCAAAGTGGTGCACCAAAGGGCCAGAAGAAGAAACGTACCAAATCCTACAAGTGTGTTATCTGCAATCGCGTGTTCACTCGGTGCACCATTTTGAAATCCCACTTGGTAACCCATTCTGGGGTCAAGCCGTTTAAATGCTCTACCTGTAATAAAGAATTTGCGAAAAACGCCTACCTCAAACAGCATGAAATGGTGCACACTGGAGTGAAGCCATTCAAGTGTGACCTCTGTGATAAACAGTTTGGCTTTAAGTCAAAGCTAAAATACCATCAGATGATACACACTGGCGAGAGGCCATTCCAGTGTGAGGTGTGTGATGCCCAGTTCTTGACCAACATCCTGCTGAAGCAGCACGAGGCTGTCCACACGGGGGAGAAGGCCTTTAAGTGTGAGATCTGTTTTAAGCAGTTTAACTACAGCTCCAAGCTGAAATATCACATGCTGGTCCACACCGGGGAGAAGCCGTTCAAGTGTGACATCTGCGACAAAGTCTTCTCGCGCAGCACCAAGCTGAAGCTCCATTTGATGATCCACACAGGAGACCGGCCATTTGAGTGCGAAATTTGCGAGAAGAAGTTCTCATTGGGTTCCCACCTAAAGCAGCATCTCATCGTCCACTCCGGGGACAAGCCCTTCAAATGTGAGGTGTGTCACAGGCGATTTTTCTACAGCTCAAACCTCAAGAGACATATGATAGTCCACTCAGGGGAGAAAAGATTTGAATGCCACTTCTGCTTCAAGGAGTTTTCAAACCACACTTACTTAAAAAATCACATTATGATACACACTGGTGAAAAGCCTTTTGCCTGCTTGGACTGTAACAGGAAATTCTCCAGTTTTTGGAACCTTAAGAATCACCTGATAGTCCACTCGGGTGAGAAACCTTTTaagtgttttgtgtgtgaaaaaGATTTTGCCAACCACTCCAATCTAAGAAAGCACCAAACTATTCATATCAGGGAAGATCCTTTTGAGTGTGAGGTTTGCTTCAAAAAGTTTTCTATGCGCTCAAGTTTAAAGAGACACCAGAGGAGGTCGTGTATAAAGGAAGCTGCTCCACCTAGTTCTGAGTGA
- the LOC106054172 gene encoding CD209 antigen-like, protein MRLFSLTYVYFSYLLVKIQGSYDAKEYQKITLSYCGPVRLDDGWWSDSQTTCAIECRERYEADCRGFLYNQYSHVCVPSSGLSGHSDPPIEAEGEFYFASDCNAYPDFSVYLGLRYALINKERSYELARSTCQCLNARLIVVDNINSWNVLWLAAGLINNVWLGLDDIAQSDHFVWSNGQPLDPIWRSLIFYPTEPRNIGDCVYKLAGNYFINTTDCASNLTFVCEQPYC, encoded by the exons ATGAGGCTATTCAGCTTAACTTACg TctattttagttatttactaGTCAAGATCCAGGGCTCTTATGACGCCAAGGAATATCAAAAGATCACATTGAGTTACTGTGGGCCTGTACGTCTAGACGATGGATGGTGGTCAGATTCTCAGACGACGTGTGCCATTGAATGTCGAGAAAG aTATGAAGCAGACTGCCGCGGGTTCCTGTATAATCAGTATAGTCACGTGTGTGTACCATCCTCTGGACTAAGCGGTCATTCTGACCCACCTATCGAAGCAGAAGGGGAGTTTTACTTTGCGTCTGACTGCAATGCTTACCCTGATTTCTC GGTGTATCTTGGTCTCAGGTATGCTCTCATTAACAAAGAAAGAAGCTACGAACTTGCTAGAAGCACCTGCCAGTGTCTCAACGCTCGCCTGATTGTAGTGGATAACATCAACAGCTGGAACGTCCTGTGGCTAGCCGCCGGCTTGATCAACAACGTATGGCTGGGACTGGACGACATCGCCCAGTCCGACCACTTTGTGTGGTCCAACGGTCAACCCCTTGATCCCATTTGGCGAAGCCTGATTTTCTATCCTACGGAACCTCGTAATATTGGTGACTGTGTGTATAAACTTGCGGGTAACTACTTTATAAACACTACTGACTGTGCTAGCAACTTAACCTTTGTCTGTGAACAACCATACTGCTAA
- the LOC106054171 gene encoding uncharacterized protein LOC106054171: MSFNRSLFLTALAFFVSSQGVQFGQRVKKCQISDAAIFEASGLATSKTFANVAYTLNDRAGKNEIFAVDVNTCQTLAVYTVNSATNWDWEDLAYGPCLDDCQNGTVCSDVSAPRRYCLYIADIGDRGGNVPVNNIYVIREPATVQNSSVDLAGVLKFNWTAPDAETLLISPDARLFVVSKVTGGKATVAQVPLTAWNPTSRVDLDLSQSGTLKISTPSRDPLGGALSPDGKFLLIVAEYNIYFYSIVNGDVIKTLNDQVPTEVNTYVRTPSTQSIAWAQDQKSFFILPEGADPSLYAYPIDTASSGIVVG; this comes from the exons ATGAGTTTCAACAGAAGTTTATTCCTGACAGCGTTAGCATTCTTTGTCTCTTCTCAAG GCGTTCAGTTCGGACAGCGAGTGAAGAAATGCCAAATCAGTGACGCTGCAATCTTCGAGGCATCTGGGCTGGCGACATCCAAGACCTTTGCCAACGTCGCCTACACACTCAACGACAGGGCTGGAAAAAATGAAATCTTCGCAGTCGACGTCAACACGTGTCAAAca TTGGCTGTTTACACTGTTAACTCTGCTACCAACTGGGATTGGGAAGATCTGGCTTATGGGCCTTGCCTCGATGATTGCCAGAATGGCACCGTATGTAG cGACGTCTCTGCACCACGAAGATATTGTCTCTACATCGCAGACATCGGCGACCGCGGCGGTAACGTACCAGTGAACAACATCTACGTCATCAGGGAGCCCGCCACCGTACAGAACTCAAGCGTGGACCTGGCTGGTGTCCTCAAGTTCAA TTGGACAGCACCTGATGCAGAAACTCTTTTGATTTCCCCTGATGCTCGTCTTTTTGTCGTATCGAAAGTGACCGGTGGTAAAGCTACTGTGGCACAAGTTCCCTTGACCGCTTGGAACCCAACAAG TCGAGTCGATCTGGACCTGAGTCAATCTGGAACTCTCAAAATCAGCACCCCTAGCAGAGATCCTTTGGGTGGAGCCCTTTCACCCGATGGAAAGTTTTTGTTAATTGTCGCagagtataatatatatttctacAG CATTGTTAATGGTGACGTAATCAAGACACTCAACGATCAGGTACCCACCGAGGTCAACACTTATGTAAGGACGCCAAGCACCCAGAGCATTGCTTGGGCGCAGGACCAGAAAAGCTTTTTCATTTTGCCCGAGGGCGCCGACCCTTCTCTTTACGCCTACCCTATAGACACAGCATCAAGTGGTATCGTAGTAGGGTAA